The following proteins are encoded in a genomic region of Phragmites australis chromosome 9, lpPhrAust1.1, whole genome shotgun sequence:
- the LOC133929141 gene encoding protein ABA AND ROS SENSITIVE 1-like, whose product MDQRKAIFRAKLRETKEKQQKRIDPSLVRYNEYDQPICRVCNTTLKSEALWPAHQVSRKHHEAKAAAAAKAAAGAGSRGSNAKQEQPVEPQKEKSSTLPTSFFDNQGTKRQSDDAGPEGRSVQLEVLVMQPKTKEASTNRPPVRLGQMAKKGSQTNTNVKGILPGNFFDHEEDDAPAPKELTSTSGNTSSSNHMQVKGVPDGFFDNNKNGNDMHPSEPSSLSKEAKSAGTAQVKGSLPEGFFDNKDADLRARGIQPQKVDMNDSYKEFEKEIQEDLQEVDDRLEEEEIDAAAERQEYLTLEQQEYRQRVDMLKKQLIESKAARTAKANSKPIGMDTESSSDSSSDEEDDNTDFAVDWRAQHLK is encoded by the exons ATGGATCAGAGGAAGGCCATCTTCCGCGCGAAGCTCCGCGAGACCAAGGAGAAGCAGCAGAAGCGCATCGACCCCTCGCTCGTCAG GTATAATGAATACGATCAGCCCATCTGCAGAGTCTGCAATACTACGCTGAAGTCTGAAGCACTTTGGCCTGCACACCAAGTGTCACGGAAACATCACGAG GCAAAAGCCGCAGCAGCTGCTAAGGCTGCTGCAGGTGCAGGATCTCGGGGCAGTAATGCTAAGCAGGAACAACCAGTGGAGCCTCAGAAAGAAAAATCTTCCACATTACCTACCAGTTTTTTTGATAATCAGGGAACTAAAAGGCAAAGTGATG ATGCTGGTCCTGAAGGAAGATCTGTGCAGCTTGAAGTGCTTGTTATGCAACCAAAGACCAAAGAAGCAAGCACGAATAGACCACCTGTTAGGCTGGGCCAAATGGCAAAGAAGGGGAGTCAAACCAATACCAATGTCAAAGGAATTCTTCCAGGGAATTTTTTTGAccatgaagaagatgatgctcCGGCTCCAAAAGAGCTGACTAGTACATCTGGAAACACTTCTAGTTCAAATCACATGCAGGTGAAAGGCGTACCTGATGGCTTCTTTGATAACAACAAAAATGGCAATGACATGCATCCCAGTGAGCCCAGTTCATTGTccaaagaagcaaagagtgcaggAACTGCTCAAGTAAAAGGATCATTACCAGAAGGTTTTTTCGATAACAAAGATGCGGATCTCCGTGCACGTGGTATCCAACCTCAAAAGGTTGACATGAA CGACTCGTACAAAGAATTTGAGAAGGAAATTCAGGAGGACCTGCAGGAAGTTGATGACCGACTTGAAGAAGAGGAG ATTGATGCTGCTGCTGAGAGGCAGGAGTACTTGACCTTAGAGCAACA GGAGTACAGGCAGCGAGTAGATATGTTGAAGAAACAGCTCATAGAGTCAAAAGCTGCCCGTACTGCTAAAGCAAATAGCAAACCTATTGGTATGGACACGGAGTCCAGCAGCGACTCAtcaagcgatgaagaggatgacAATACAGATTTTGCTGTTGACTGGAGAGCACAGcatttgaaatga